One Bos taurus isolate L1 Dominette 01449 registration number 42190680 breed Hereford chromosome 3, ARS-UCD2.0, whole genome shotgun sequence DNA window includes the following coding sequences:
- the PPCS gene encoding phosphopantothenate--cysteine ligase produces MAAVDLVAEFPQPAGAARWAEVMARFAARLGAQGRRVVLVTSGGTKVPLEARPVRFLDNFSSGRRGASSAEAFLAAGYGVLFLYRARSAFPFAHRFPPQTWLSVLRPSSQAPSGLLSLEAEEKALPGFAAALRSYQEAEAAGTFLAIEFTTLADYLHLLQAAAQALNPLGSSAMFYLAAAVSDFYVPASEMPEHKIQSSGGPLQITMKMVPKMLSPLVKDWAPKAFIISFKLETDPSIIIDRARNALEVYRHQVVVANILDSRRSSVVIITKDSETKLLLSEEEVEKGIEIEEKIVDDLQSRHTAFIHDKN; encoded by the exons ATGGCGGCCGTGGACCTGGTTGCTGAGTTTCCCCAGCCGGCTGGTGCTGCGCGCTGGGCAGAGGTTATGGCTCGCTTCGCCGCCCGGTTGGGCGCGCAGGGCCGACGGGTGGTGTTGGTCACTTCCGGCGGCACCAAGGTCCCTCTGGAAGCCCGGCCTGTGCGCTTCTTGGACAACTTCAGCAGTGGGCGGCGCGGTGCTAGCTCGGCCGAAGCCTTCTTGGCCGCGGGCTACGGGGTCCTGTTCCTGTACCGCGCGCGCTCTGCCTTCCCCTTTGCCCACCGCTTCCCGCCCCAGACCTGGCTGTCTGTTCTGCGGCCCTCCAGCCAAGCGCCTTCGGGCTTGCTGAGCCTGGAGGCGGAGGAAAAAGCACTCCCGGGCTTCGCCGCAGCTCTGCGGAGCTACCAGGAAGCTGAGGCTGCCGGCACCTTTCTGGCCATAGAGTTCACCACTTTGGCAGACTATTTGCATTTGCTGCAGGCTGCAGCCCAGGCTCTCAACCCACTAG GTTCTTCTGCGATGTTTTACCTGGCTGCGGCCGTGTCAGATTTCTATGTTCCTGCCTCTGAAATGCCTGAACACAAGATCCAGTCATCTGGGGGCCCACTGCAG ATAACAATGAAGATGGTGCCAAAAATGCTTTCTCCTTTGGTTAAAGACTGGGCTCCCAAAGcatttataatttcctttaaGTTGGAGACTGATCCCTCCATCATAATTGACCGTGCACGGAATGCTTTAGAAGTTTATCGACATCAAGTGGTGGTGGCTAATATCCTTGATTCACGACGATCTTCTGTGGTTATTATAACCAAAGACTCAGAAACCAAGTTACTGTTATCAgaggaagaagtagaaaaaggCATAGAGATAGAAGAGAAGATAGTGGATGATCTTCAGTCTCGACATACTGCTTTTATACATGACAAAAACTGA
- the PPCS gene encoding phosphopantothenate--cysteine ligase isoform X2 gives MFYLAAAVSDFYVPASEMPEHKIQSSGGPLQITMKMVPKMLSPLVKDWAPKAFIISFKLETDPSIIIDRARNALEVYRHQVVVANILDSRRSSVVIITKDSETKLLLSEEEVEKGIEIEEKIVDDLQSRHTAFIHDKN, from the exons ATGTTTTACCTGGCTGCGGCCGTGTCAGATTTCTATGTTCCTGCCTCTGAAATGCCTGAACACAAGATCCAGTCATCTGGGGGCCCACTGCAG ATAACAATGAAGATGGTGCCAAAAATGCTTTCTCCTTTGGTTAAAGACTGGGCTCCCAAAGcatttataatttcctttaaGTTGGAGACTGATCCCTCCATCATAATTGACCGTGCACGGAATGCTTTAGAAGTTTATCGACATCAAGTGGTGGTGGCTAATATCCTTGATTCACGACGATCTTCTGTGGTTATTATAACCAAAGACTCAGAAACCAAGTTACTGTTATCAgaggaagaagtagaaaaaggCATAGAGATAGAAGAGAAGATAGTGGATGATCTTCAGTCTCGACATACTGCTTTTATACATGACAAAAACTGA